One Urocitellus parryii isolate mUroPar1 chromosome 8, mUroPar1.hap1, whole genome shotgun sequence DNA window includes the following coding sequences:
- the Il20ra gene encoding interleukin-20 receptor subunit alpha, which yields MKNVLQWNPPEDLQGIEVRYTVQYFIYGQKKWLNKSECRNINRTNCDLSAETSDYEHQYYAKVKAILGKNCSKWTETGRFYPFLETQIGPPEVALTTDEKSISIVLTAPEKWKRNPEDRTVSMQQIYSNLKYNVSVYNTKSKRMWSQCVTNHTLVLSWLEPNTLYCVHVESFVPGPPRRMRPSQKQCVSTLEDPSSALKVKIIFWYVLPISVIVFLFSVIGYSIYRYIHVGKEKHPANLILIYGNEFDKRFFVPAEKITINFITLSLLDDSKIPQKDMSLLERSSDGSNLNDAESLRDPEPHPEEVETIHLGYASHLMEIFCDSEENAKETSLTQQESPSRTIPAGKAVVEYEYDVTTGICRGPEDEELCVQEEVSTQGKLVDQQAALANLGPQTLLGSYTPRLSDLLHLELEQTGSEEGLEEEPSTTLVDWDPQTGRLCIPSLSTFDQDSEHHEPDQLSEEGLLSRLYEKQAPGKSPEEKENYLKQFMEEWGLYVQMEN from the exons ATGAAGAATGTCCTACAGTGGAATCCACCAGAAGATCTGCAAGGCATTGAAGTTAGGTACACTGTGCAGTACTTCAT ATATGGGCAAAAGAAATGGCTGAATAAATCCGAATGTAGAAATATCAATAGGACCAACTGTGATCTTTCCGCTGAAACTTCTGACTATGAACACCAATATTATGCCAAAGTTAAGGccattttgggaaaaaattgtTCTAAATGGACTGAAACTGGACGATTCTATCCATTTTTAGAAA CACAAATTGGCCCACCGGAGGTTGCTCTAACCACTGACGAAAAGTCCATTTCTATTGTCCTGACGGCTCCAGagaagtggaagagaaatccagAAGACAGAACAGTTTCCATGCAACAAATATACTCCAATCTGAAGTACAACGTGTCCGTGTATAACACCAAATCAAAAAGAATG TGGTCCCAGTGTGTCACCAACCACACACTGGTGCTCAGCTGGTTGGAGCCAAACACTCTGTACTGTGTCCACGTGGAATCCTTTGTCCCAGGGCCCCCTCGCCGCATGCGACCTTCTCAGAAGCAGTGTGTCAGTACTTTGGAAG ATCCATCATCAGCATTGAAAGTTAAAATCATCTTCTGGTATGTTTTGCCCATATCTGTAATTGTGTTCCTTTTTTCTGTGATTGGCTACTCCATCTACCGATATATCCACGTTGGCAAAGAGAAACACCCAGCAAATTTG ATTTTGATTTATggaaatgaatttgacaaaagaTTCTTTGTGCCTGCTGAAAAAATCACGATTAACTTTATCACCCTCAGTCTTTTGGATGATTCTAAAATTCCTCAGAAGGATATGAGTTTACTGGAGAGAAGTAGTGACGGATCCAACCTTAATGATGCTGAGTCCCTCCGGGACCCAGAGCCCCATCCAGAGGAAGTGGAGACCATACACCTAGGGTATGCTTCCCATTTGATGGAAATCTTCTGTGACTCCGAGGAGAACGCCAAAGAAACTTCTCTAACCCAGCAAGAGTCGCCCAGCAGAACAATCCCCGCAGGTAAAGCAGTTGTCGAATATGAGTATGACGTAACAACTGGCATCTGCAGGGGGCCTGAAGATGAAGAGCTCTGTGTGCAGGAAGAGGTGTCCACGCAAGGAAAATTAGTTGATCAACAAGCAGCTTTGGCCAACTTGGGCCCACAAACGTTACTGGGTTCCTATACCCCTCGGCTCAGCGACTTGCTTCACCTGGAACTCGAGCAAACAGGCTCAGAAGAGGGGCTAGAGGAAGAGCCATCCACAACACTGGTCGACTGGGACCCTCAGACGGGCAGGCTGTGTATACCTTCATTATCTACCTTTGACCAGGACTCCGAGCATCATGAGCCTGACCAACTCTCAGAGGAGGGCCTTTTGTCTAGACTCTATGAGAAACAGGCACCAGGCAAGTCaccagaagagaaggaaaactaTCTCAAGCAATTTATGGAGGAATGGGGATTGTATGTACAAATGGAAAACTAA